Genomic segment of Rickettsiella endosymbiont of Xylota segnis:
CCTGGTAAAAATCCTAATTTCTCCCCGGCTTCAACAGCAGGTCTAACGAGTACTACGCGACTAATTTGTTCCTTTTCTAACGCGGCCACGGCACAAGCGACAGCTAAGTAAGTTTTTCCTGTCCCCGCTGGACCTAAACCAAAATTAATATCGTGATTTAAAATACGTTCGATATATAAACTTTGATTCGGGCTATGTGGTTTGATGGGGCCACGTTTGGTTTGAATCATTATACCGGGAGTTTTGGGAGGCTTTAGTGTCATAGTGGGATCAGTTTGAGCCGTCTGTAGCACTAAATGGATAGTATTTGAAGTCAATGTGGTTTTTTTAGTGCCGGTTTCTGCGTAAAGATGATGTAATACTTTGGCAGCAATTTCAACAGCCGTGTTAGGACCATTAATCTGAAAGTCATGACCACGATTATAGATACAAACGTTGAGTTTTTGTTCAATTTGACGTAAATGCTGATCAAATGGACCACAAAGATTTGCTAAACGGTGATTGTCTTCTGGAATAAGTTGAAAAGTATAAGCTTGTGTA
This window contains:
- a CDS encoding PhoH family protein, whose product is MNTQAYTFQLIPEDNHRLANLCGPFDQHLRQIEQKLNVCIYNRGHDFQINGPNTAVEIAAKVLHHLYAETGTKKTTLTSNTIHLVLQTAQTDPTMTLKPPKTPGIMIQTKRGPIKPHSPNQSLYIERILNHDINFGLGPAGTGKTYLAVACAVAALEKEQISRVVLVRPAVEAGEKLGFLPGDFSQKLDPYFRPLYDALNDMLGFELVMQLVEQHIIEVVPLAYMRGRTLNDAFIILDEAQNTTKEQMKMFLTRIGFNSKVVVSGDTTQTDLPRGLESGLCHCLSILKNIKGISFTEFQMQDIVRHTLVQAILQAYAQNENQRKAH